The window CTGGATCCCTTCATTGTCCCTGACAGAAGTTAGGCCTTCTGGACGAATCCCTGTCTGGTTCAAGGTCTGGAAACCAGGGCTGACTCCTCCCTCTCTGGACTGAAAGCAGGAGAGGATTCTGGCATCAATCCTATTTCTTCCCCCTGTGGGACGCCAGCGGTGGGTGACAGTCCCAGCCCAAGGGAGACCTGGGAGGGGCCCCGCGGTCCCTGGTACCTGTGCGCTGCAGCGTCTCCTTCCCGTTCTCCAGGTGTCTCTGTAGCCACTCCACGCACGTGCCCTCCAGGTAGGCCCTGCGGTGTTCCGCACCCCTGGTCGCCTCCCACTTGCGCCGCGTGATCTGAGCCGCAGTGTCCGCCGTGGTCCAGGAGCGCAAGTCCTCGTTCAGGGCGATGTAATCGTGGCCGTCATAGGCGTACTGAGAGTATCCGCGGAGGAGGCGCCCATCGGGCCCCACGACGCAGCCATACATACTCTGATAGGTGTGAGACCCTGGCCCCGCCCCCACGGTCAGCCCCGCCTCCTTTCCCCCGCCCCCTCCCGGAACCCTGGGCATTGATTGGTCGGAAGCCGCTTGGGCCTAAACTGAAACTAAACCCAGTAACTTCCTTCCCGCTCTGCCGGCTACAACAGACAGAAGGCTCCCGCAGCCTCGGGTGAACCTTGCACCCGGGGACTCGGGGTGACCCCAGCTAGTCCGTGGGGGATCTCGAGCTAGTGCCCTACACCCCAGGTCCAGCGTCGCTCACCGGCCTCGCTCTGGTTGTAGTAGCCGCGCAGGTTTCGCAGGGCCATTCCGTAATTCTGTGCGTTCTGCTTTGAGATCCGCGTCTCCCGCTCCCAATACCCGGGCCCCTCCTGCTCCACCCACGGCGCCCGCGGCTCCATCCTCGGATTCGCCGCGTCGCTGTCGAACCGCACGAACTGCGTGTCGTCCACGTAGCCGACGGTGATGAAGCGGGAATCCCCGCGGTCGGGGCGGGACACGGCGGCGCGAAGATAACTCAGGGAGTGAGGGCCTGGGGATGGGGCGGGGGGTGAGATCGGCCCGACCCTCGCCCCGCGGCTTCCCCGGTTCAGGCGCCCCCGCCAGGCGGGTCCCTCGTTCCCcctccccgggggcattttccccCCGACCCTGCACTCACCCGCCCGGGTCTGGGTCAGGGCCAGGGCCCCCGAGAGCACCAGGAGGAGGGCTCGCGGCACCATGACCGGCGTCCCCGGGTCTGGGGAGGATTTGAGTCTAGGCGGGTCCGCGGAGACTTCATAACCCGAGCCACGGGGACGCTGATTGGCTTCCCCAGGAACCGGAGCCCAATGGGAGTGAGCCCTGGGGTCGCGTCACGAGTGTCCGGGTAGGAGGACCTGACAGGTTGTGAGAGGGAAAGTGAAACTCGGGGAGATGGGGGATCCCCAGCGCTCAgcttccccaccccacacaccaaCCTCGGGGGAGCTGGGACTTGCCCTAACCCTCTCCCCCTGCACATTCACCCCAAAGatattttttttatatgtggGTTACTTCTGTTTATATTTGCCAcgtaagaaattaaaaatagaaattaaaatctttaattCCTTTAGAATAATGTTAATACTAATAACCCATTACACGTTATTAACTTTCCAAAAGTAGACAATGTAAAGAGATGTGTGGATCATTTTACGTATTTTCACATCTTTCTACTCTAAACAGCCTCCCTACACTGTCATATCACATTAAGTTTGCTATTTTGATTTCAACAGCTATTCAGTCTCACACAAGTAAATTCTTTGGCATAGAGTATTTTTAAGAGTCTTCTCAGGTGAGGGGTGACATTCATATCGGATACTTTTAGGTACACAAATGGTAGTTTCCTACACTTGTGTTGTAGTCTGAAATCTTATTGTTGAACATTCATATTGTTACACTAACATCCTTAGATCTATTTTTGCACATTGAATGGATCTTGTTCTAAGGCATGATCAGTGTAAAGTAGTTCATTAGTTCACTGAGTTATGTGATTTCTCACTGTTGACAGATTTCGTTACATATTTCCATAAGTTCATACTTGTTAACAGCTAACACAGATCTGACTGTAAAAAGTGTTCTATTGGAAAGCTGTCAAGCTTAAGGTGATGGATTCtagttttccaaaattttaattttctcttgaaattttaccttttattatGGGCAACAGATACTCTCAGCACATTTCCTTGAGGTGACAGACTCACactattttgaagaaaatgtctGCCCAGGATCCAAATCCAAGTTGTCTTAATCTCTCTGTCATTGGTACTCTCAAATAAAAATGGTTTTCCATTAAAAAGTCAGTTCAGTTCACACAAACTGTTTTCTTTTGGACACACGTGGTACTGTGGAATGTGGCAGAAGTGCTTTTATGTGTACTTTGCACTTCATATAGTAGAACATTAAAAACGTGGATTGAAGGATGGTAATTTAATAAAGTGAATGCTATGTActgtttgttttcctctttttagtTCTGACTGTGCAAGCCCCAGGGCTCAGGGCAGGTGGGCTGGGCTTTCAAAGATATGGTTTAGgcctcagcccccaccccagggacCCCAGGATGTCAACATCCCTTTGTGAGGTGCCAGAAACCTCATCACTCGTGTCTGAGTCTCTAACTCCAGCTGGGCGGGGTAAGCAAAACCTCAGCCTGTGAACTTGTCCCCTGAGACAGGCAGGAA is drawn from Tamandua tetradactyla isolate mTamTet1 chromosome 5, mTamTet1.pri, whole genome shotgun sequence and contains these coding sequences:
- the LOC143684325 gene encoding patr class I histocompatibility antigen, B-2 alpha chain-like, which produces MVPRALLLVLSGALALTQTRAGPHSLSYLRAAVSRPDRGDSRFITVGYVDDTQFVRFDSDAANPRMEPRAPWVEQEGPGYWERETRISKQNAQNYGMALRNLRGYYNQSEAGSHTYQSMYGCVVGPDGRLLRGYSQYAYDGHDYIALNEDLRSWTTADTAAQITRRKWEATRGAEHRRAYLEGTCVEWLQRHLENGKETLQRTDPPKTHVTHHPISDREVTLKCWALGFYPAEITLTWQWEGEDQTQDMEFVETRPAGDGTFQKWAAVVVPSGEEQRYMCLVQHEGLSEPLTLRWEPPSESAIPIVVILTGLVLLGTIVPVVAGILIWRKKSSGQKGGSYAQAACSDSVQGGFRK